A window of the Henckelia pumila isolate YLH828 chromosome 3, ASM3356847v2, whole genome shotgun sequence genome harbors these coding sequences:
- the LOC140887272 gene encoding ubiquitin-conjugating enzyme E2-17 kDa produces the protein MASKRILKELKDLQKDPPTSCSAGPVAEDMFHWQATIMGPSDSPYAGGVFLVSIHFPPDYPFKPPKVAFRTKVFHPNINSNGSICLDILKEQWSPALTISKVLLSICSLLTDPNPDDPLVPEIAHMYKTDRAKYEATARSWSQKYAMG, from the exons ATGGCTTCGAAACGGATACTGAAGGAGCTCAAGGATTTGCAGAAGGATCCTCCGACATCATGTAGTGCGG GTCCTGTGGCTGAAGATATGTTCCATTGGCAAGCAACAATTATGGGACCTTCTGACAGCCCTTATGCCGGAGGTGTATTTCTAGTTTCAATTCATTTCCCTCCTGATTATCCTTTCAAGCCACCAAAG GTTGCATTCAGAACAAAGGTATTTCACCCCAATATTAATAGCAATGGAAGCATCTGCCTTGATATTCTGAAAGAACAGTGGAGTCCAGCATTGACCATATCAAAG GTTTTGCTGTCTATTTGCTCCTTGTTGACGGACCCAAATCCCGATGATCCTCTCGTCCCAGAAATCGCCCACATGTACAAGACTGACCGAGCAAAATATGAGGCCACTGCTCGCAGCTGGTCACAGAAATATGCCATGGGATGA